One window of the Salvia miltiorrhiza cultivar Shanhuang (shh) chromosome 6, IMPLAD_Smil_shh, whole genome shotgun sequence genome contains the following:
- the LOC130989439 gene encoding MYB-like transcription factor EOBII, with protein MDKKPCKSIDVEVRKGPWTMEEDLILMNYIANHGEGVWNSLARSAGLKRTGKSCRLRWLNYLRPDVRRGNITPEEQLLIMELHAKWGNRWSKIAKHLPGRTDNEIKNYWRTRIQKHIKQAENCTGQTAENSNDQASTSQVSSSCPADHTVESYSPPSFTGNNMEPFHGPFPTESNENLWSMEDLWSLQLLNGD; from the exons ATGGATAAGAAACCATGCAAATCTATAGATGTTGAAGTGAGGAAAGGACCATGGACTATGGAAGAGGATCTTATTCTCATGAACTACATTGCTAATCATGGAGAAGGCGTTTGGAATTCTCTAGCTCGATCTGCAG GGCTGAAGCGCACCGGCAAAAGCTGTCGTCTCCGGTGGCTTAATTATCTCCGGCCGGATGTTCGACGGGGAAACATTACGCCGGAGGAGCAGCTTCTGATTATGGAGCTGCATGCTAAGTGGGGAAACAG GTGGTCAAAAATCGCAAAACATCTGCCTGGAAGAACAGATAACGAGATAAAGAATTATTGGAGGACTCGAATTCAGAAGCACATCAAACAAGCAGAGAACTGTACAGGTCAAACCGCAGAAAACTCCAACGATCAAGCTAGCACTAGCCAAGTCTCCAGTTCCTGCCCTGCGGATCATACAGTCGAATCCTACTCTCCACCTTCCTTCACCGGCAATAATATGGAGCCCTTTCATGGCCCTTTTCCGACCGAATCAAATGAAAACCTTTGGAGTATGGAGGATCTTTGGTCCCTACAGTTACTCAACGGGGACTGA
- the LOC130989449 gene encoding uncharacterized protein LOC130989449 → MAMQNGRAWTKHEEEELLSILHYVATDYDPNMGNPSFMSGVIDEIEGAIGWLVQQRLRATRADIISKVRFHIERWTSFQRYLAREYILRYDKESNEVIVCPMKFTMETETAEEAGFRLDGFPDYARMEQIMEAHGIESVPWDLVV, encoded by the exons ATGGCGATGCAAAATGGACGAGCATGGACCAAGCACGAAGAAGAAGAGTTGTTAAGTATACTCCACTATGTTGCAACAGATTACGACCCAAATATGGGGAATCCCTCTTTCATGAGCGGCGTCATTGATGAAATCGAAGGTGCCATTGGCTGGTTGGTTCAACAGCGTCTGCGAGCAACTCGGGCGGATATCATCTCTAAGGTGCGATTCCACATAGAACGATGGACCAGCTTCCAAAGGTACCTTGCCCGTGAGTACATCCTTAGATACGACAAAGAAAGCAACGAAGTCATTGTGTGCCCAATGAAATTCACGATGGAAACT GAGACGGCGGAGGAAGCAGGTTTCAGGCTGGATGGGTTTCCGGACTATGCACGCATGGAGCAGATCATGGAAGCTCATGGAATCGAATCTGTGCCATGGGACCTAGTGGTTTGA
- the LOC130990861 gene encoding putative F-box/LRR-repeat protein 23: MAPAPSRSSSASPPSTWIELPRNVTNNILMRLGAEGMLSAQQVCCTWWNVCKDPIMWQVIDLSNPPSRKMNEGYAAMCQRAVDRSQGQLVELTIDSFGHNELINYIVNRSAANLKRLKLVSCIDISPPALTEAVAKLGQLEELHLIMMPSISSHDIVAIGNSCTKLRSFSLNSSKCGLYEDPFRCAEAIATCMPNLHHLQLIANEMRNEVLEAILDGCPCLESLDIRQCWHLHLGGDLGKRCREQIQDLRLPNDSVSDLPWFGRPAQWECDDLFSDEDGFHGDYYCDNYFCANDEDDYDYDYYSDKS, translated from the exons ATGGCGCCGGCACCATCAAGGTCATCCTCGGCCTCTCCCCCGTCGACGTGGATCGAACTTCCCAGAAATGTCACGAACAACATTCTGATGAGGTTGGGCGCGGAGGGGATGCTAAGCGCGCAACAAGTGTGTTGTACCTGGTGGAATGTTTGCAAGGATCCCATCATGTGGCAAGTGATCGACTTGTCCAACCCCCCTTCTAGGAAGATGAACGAGGGCTACGCTGCCATGTGCCAACGCGCAGTGGATCGGAGTCAGGGGCAATTGGTCGAACTCACCATAGACTCATTCGGCCATAACGAACTGATCAACTACATCGTCAATCG ATCAGCTGCAAATCTGAAACGCCTAAAACTTGTATCTTGCATCGACATATCACCTCCTGCTTTAACTGAAGCAGTTGCAAAGCTTGGACAGTTGGAAGAATTGCACCTTATTATGATGCCATCAATTTCTTCTCACGACATTGTAGCTATTGGCAATTCTTGCACAAAATTGAGATCGTTCTCACTTAACTCTTCAAAGTGCGGGCTTTATGAAGATCCTTTTCGTTGTGCTGAAGCAATCGCAACATGCATGCCTAATTTGCATCATCTTCAACTTATTGCAAATGAGATGCGAAATGAAGTACTTGAAGCGATCCTTGATGGTTGTCCATGCCTCGAATCACTGGACATCCGGCAATGCTGGCATCTCCATCTTGGAGGGGATTTAGGGAAAAGATGTCGTGAGCAGATACAAGATCTGAGACTCCCTAATGACTCGGTTAGTGATTTACCATGGTTTGGCAGACCAGCTCAGTGGGAATGTGATGACTTGTTTAGTGATGAAGATGGCTTTCATGGAGATTATTATTGCGACAACTACTTTTGCGCTAACGACGAGGACGACTACGACTACGACTACTACTCCGATAAATCTTGA